TTTAACGCTACAATGCGaactaacaaaatatgtatgcgCATTCCCATTGATCACAAAAACAGCCACAGAAGTAGCGCGTGTTTTTGTAAATAACTTTATCCTTGTTCATGGAATACCAACGATTGTGGGAACAGATCGAGGATCTGAATTTTTATCGGAAACATTTCAAGAGGTTTGTAAGTTACTCAatatttctaaactaaattcaaCAGCATACCACCATGAAAGTATAGGTGCCTTAGAAAACTCACATAAGAGTTTAGGGAGTTTTCTAAGAATTCAGACCGAAGGTAGACCAGATTTATGGAGTACATGGCTTCCTTTTTGGTGTTTTGCGTATAACACAACTGTACATTCATCAACAAAGTTTACACCTTTTGAACTAGTATATGGTAAAAAGTGTAACCTACCAAGCAATCTTTCAACGAAAATAGAACCTCTTTACAATCACGATAACTATCCTCAAGAATTGAGATATCGCTTACAAGTTTCACAAACAGAGGCGCgtaacaatttaataaatagtaaatatagACAAAAATTTAGATACGACAAATATGTTAATCCTATAAAATATAAGCCTAacgatttaattttaattaaaaatgaaacagGCAATAAACTATCAGATTTATATTTAGGACCATATAAAGTAATTGAAGACTTGTCACCGAATGTAAAAATAGAATATACTAATGGAAAAATAgatgttattcataaaaatagaaCTAAACTATACTTAACTGATTAACTGTAtgtatttgtaagaaaatataacaATGTTGTAATTAGATGTAAGAAATATATTGTTTCcctacgatttaaaaaaaaaatgtttttgtattttatatttagctattaagaaaaaaaattatgtaatataacattaataatttttttaccacCCCATGGGAGGTGTACAGTGTAACAATAGTTTATAAGCACATTCATATATACCAATGTGGCATGAAATAAAAGTCAGTCCTATTACAACCATCGACTCGTTCACTCATTTTTCTACACCTCCTGTACCCAACCTTAGATCATAACGCACAACGCTGCGGTATGCGGTATGCGTTGCCGGACACTCAATCATATGAAAAACGTCGAGGATGTTCTCTTGTTCCGTCGCAGTATGCGTCAGCGGCAAGGGGCAAGCGCGGTGAAGTGGGGAGGTGTACTCCCGCACAGCGCGGCGTCATTCTCGGTTCAACGCTGCGGTGTGCGGTGTGCGTCACGGGTGTGCGTCGTGGGTCAATATGGATTGTTTCGAAGACAATTTAATCGAATTAGTTCGCAACTATCCTTCTTTATATAAATTCAGAAGCAGTAacaattcttcttcttcttcctcttCAAGCAAAGCACAAATTACAGAAAAATTGTTCATGTTCACGTCTACCTTGGTAGCTGCGGCAAAATCAAATGACCACCACCACCGCAGGGACGCTAAATGCTGCGTCGTGACGCTGCGTTGCGACGCATACCGCAGCGTTGTGCGTTATTATCACCAGACCAAAGCTTTACCATGATGCCGACAAGATAAGTTTTTACATTGATCATCATCAATAGCCTATAAAAGTCCACTGTTGGATTAAAGACCAATGAGAGTTTGCCCAGGTTGGTGATCGTAGTAGATGGTAATAGTAGCACAGAGGACGCTGCTGCCCGTCCTCCGATATATTCCCTTAGTCGCCTCGTACGACACCCGCGGGAAGACGAGGGGTGGTGAAAACTGTATTCTGATTTGTTGTCACCACACGGTACATTTGATAtagcaacataatattatagtaacatTTTTTTGAGCTTTCGAAAGATTAAGACTTTTTTAACATTACAAACTCgttcagtaggtatatttccATAATACAGAATACAAAAAAGCTTAATGCGCAAAAAATTACtcctcacgcgccattttaccTTTATGTGTGAAACTTCATGTCAAAAAtatgattttagtccttattttaaagatgaactgtactttttaaccaacttcaaaaaaaagaaggaggctctcaattcgtcggaatctttttaacATGACAGTCGACCCATAGTCATTTTTCCGAAGACCcgaagtcattttttacgcacTATACCAACCTGTTGTTCCAACTTCTTCTGCACTGCTCGGTTGTCCAGTTCCATTTGTTTGCACCGTTCCTCCATTTCCTTTTCGCGAGCTTTCATCTCACTCTCTATACTCTGAAAACAAGAATACTCAGTAAACACACATTTTGCATATTTAGCTGCTGCACAAAGATAGATACTAATAAACAGCCACTACTcgttatataatattagtccATACGTGGGTCACTGgttatatcaataaaattagaaaattaatgACAAAATAAACTGGCATCTACAGTATGCGaaatcatgaaaattaaaaataagttgtACTTTGAAACGCAAAAAGCCAACATCACGCGGTGTTCCCaggcggtcacccatccaagtaCTGACCGCGCCCGATGTTGCTTAACTTCGGTGATCGGACGAGAACCGGTGTATTCAACATGGTATGGAAGTTGGCAACAAACATGTTGAAAATATTCATCACATTACGATTTATTTCTTCTTCGTTATAATCAATTACTTATAATCTTCAAACCAAATATTATTGCCACTtaatactgtttttttttaatttaaaaataaaaaaacccatGATCTACCTCAGAAGGCAAAAACAACTATGAGAAAATTATGACAAAATAGACACGCCATCTATATTAAGAatggaaaaacattttttaaagcaAATATGACAAAAGATGGCTCTAcaaattttttactttatttttcaaattaaaaaacctCATgaattgttgttttatttgaatttaatttatgcaataattatattattattagaataaaacAACTAAAAATAGATCATCAGGTATATCTGTAAtgttaaatagtaaatacatacAGCGATTTGGGATCTGAATTCTTTGTGCAGGGTTTCTTTCTGGTTTTCTTTGTCGAGCCTTTCGCCTGCTAGTTTGGCACGGAAACTTTGTAACGTTTTCCCCGCATCTTCAAGTTGTTTATGTAACTCTTCTATTGTCCTTTTATATCTATAACATGCAAATTATTGAACATCAAAAGTATTGATGTTAATAGGTATATCAATCAAAAcatattatttctatttcttttttaatttataagagtaaaaaattatgattaaaaaaaaacaaagtaaaaaagGAACATGCATcgaccgggaatcgaacccgggccgCCCGCGTGGCAGGCGAGCATTCTACCACTGAACCATCGATGCTTATAGCTATACTAAAGAAATTAATGTTTAGAAGCAATTTTTTCTTGATTATTATGCAATACCACAGAAAAACTAGATAGTGCTcacgatttcatccgcgtgaatttaggttttctaaaaatcttcttgatttttccgggataaaaagtagtctatgtccgtctccagaaTGGATGTGAAACGATAATATACAGATAAACAAGACagacactattataataatattattattatggatattAAAGAAGTATACATTTGATCCAACAGTGGACTGTTTTAAGCTATTTTAAGCTATTgatgaatataataatgattatatgatgataatgatttatGTACTTGTAATGCAATCACAAAACTTTTGTTAATTTGGAGTACGAAGCAAGTAAAAAACAATAGGTCTAACTTCTCATTTTGCATCTGCGTAGTGTATAACACGTCTTGTTGCGAAGTGTTGGTGGCTTGCATCAACGCCAGCGCGTGCTGCAGGGACGCGGTGTGTTCTGTTGCACTCTGCGAAGGTATGATTTAATTACATCTGGCTTTTAATAAACTCATAAACTCCACCTCTCATTCGGGAGATCCCCATTTTACAGAACAATCTACGAGATGACAGTTTCTTTTATTACATAATCTAGCAAGTTTATTTCAttaggtattttgtatttgcAAAACAAAAAGCCAACATCACGCGGTGTTCCCaggcggtcacccatccaagtaCTGACCGCGCCCGATGTTGCTTAACTTCGGTGATCGGACGAGAACCGGTGTATTCAACATGGTATGGACGTTGGCAACAGCAATGTTAAAATTATACATTAGAATTATAGCTTTTAAAATGGTCTTAGATAAAATTGTAACATAGACTTTTTACTTTTATCTCATgcaataatactaataaataattatacgcTATATTTTATAGAGAATAGAGCATTATACTTGTAAAGTGACAGCATGCGAATGGAGCCTCTGTTCTAAGCACGTCATCTTGTAGCCGTATAGTTCCATTGCGCTTGAGGTCGCTATGTCGTTTATCtgtaaacaacaaaataatcgTGGTTATAAACTATAATAATTGCTCAAAAACTGCTCGAGGTCGAAAATGACTCACGTGCCACGTGGCGCAGAAGCCACAACACGCCACGCAGCGACTCGCATTTCCCTAAACGAGGCCTAAGGCATCCAAATAATGTATGATGCATATattttgagaaaggactcgccatatttgctctgtgtcaactgtcataccAAAAGTACGGTTAACCCTtggattaaggactaaaatatgactaaaatcatacttttgagatgacagttgacacaaagaGCAAATATGGCCAGACCTTTATCAAAATTTATGCACTATCCATGCGAGATTGTGCGACAATGCGCAACGTTTCCACATCACGTAGAATCTTTGTACAGTGTtgagattattattatctattgaaTACCTTGCCAGCTTGCAAGGCGTCGTTCAGCCTGGCTATGAGGTCGTTGACGGCAAGCTCCTGACTGGGTGTGAGTCGCTCCGTCGCCCACAGGCTCTCGCTGTCCGTGTCGACTCGCGGCGATACGCTCTCCACACTCACGTCCGATATATTGTGGAGGCTCTCTCCAAAGATCTGTGAGGAAACCAGTTATTGAAGAGAGCTTGAACCAGGCCAGTTCACTTGGACATGATCCAAAGAAACATACTTACGGCGGTGGCGCGCATCTTCGAGGGTAATTGcgtaaatctttattttttttccgTGAGAGATAGAGATAAAAACGATACCTTAACGATACCAACTagtcaaaataataagtttgacataagtcactcacaaattagtcgatactataacaagtactataactaatttcttaaactggaccttttcaagtaaagatttttacataaagctgtgaggatgatactgctattggcgcaattaaagtgccataagcctactttgtcatattagtttacaaattgcgaaaaaccaaattaaatttgaatttcgcggacagacccgtctcatgcaccttaagttAGGCTTAAATCCCATGGAAAccaattttccaggataaaaagtaatctatgtcactctccggtcttttaactatatccatgcaaaaaatcacagaTTTATTGCTCCggtgcggcgtgattgaaggacaaaccaacaaacatattttcgtatttattttatggatAATGGGTAGTGATGACTAATGAATAGGAATTTGAAAAATGTTTCACCTGATTCATCTGATCTGATGGGAAGTAGTGATGCTTGATGATTTGCAAGATCTGTTTCCGTCGCGCCCCGTTATTACTTGCGAGGCCCGCACATAGCAATCTTCTAACCTGCAACCATTTCCCAAACATGTTCTTTTAAGCTCAGGACACATTGGGAGCGAAGCGAAACGAAACAACGTTCGTTTCACTTCGCTCATGTCTCTCATACTTCGGGTTCACATCGTGAACTACAGAGCTAcactaaggttgagatctaagAGCgaactttaactttgcttagatttaagtttccgttaaaacgagacagatttgtgGCAGCCATATAACTCGTTTTATcagatctcagcctaagccAGCGATTCGTACCCAGTAAGCGAATTTATTTCAGTTCATTGGGAATGAGGGCCACGTCTCACAAAATACTGTATTACAGTATTCACAACTACTAGGAGATCAGGAATGTCAGGGCACAACCTGACACTGAAATCAAATTCATTGAACTCTATAATTTCTAGAAAAAGCGTCGCTACCACCACGCGTTGTATTGGCAAGGTCTAATTCTAAGACAAACTAGGACCCAGGACTATAGTAACCTGATGATGTGCCAGCATCCTCGCGAAGGCAGCCTCCCAGTGCCGCGAGAGAGGCGCTAGAGCCAGCCCGGCGCGACACGCGACCACCACGCACTGCGCGCCGGCCTCCGTTCCCACTGGACCATTCTACAAACATATCATTTTTACACATAATATTGACCAACTCAAAATCGATCGCAAGTccaaattaacattttaatgtttaaactatcgtgagtgattcccattttaagtatagaatttaGCAGCTATACTCTCGTATTTAGTCAATGTAAGTCCGTCTAGTTCtaaacccatccggggtcctttatCATAATGACTCGGCTCACTGCGCGTCGAGACTACGAGCTGCACGTGCCGCACGCACCGCGGCTTTTACGGACCGCTGTGACGGtgtacatcgactaaatacatgagtatagccggtacattctatacttaaaattttCAGATTTGCTCTTAAAATAGTTGTCAAAACTTGAAAGAACACTATTTCTGGAACTGtccaataataatagttatatttTATGATACACATGCACAgagtaaaaaattataagtaagttATGCCACATTTTTATGACAACCTAATAATAacataaatcaaaattttaatagcTGTGTTAAATTAGAGAAACTTACGAGCAAattcattgaaaaaaatatgttaccTGTGACGTATACTGCAGTACACCATACAAAGTGTCTTCAAATGAATCGGGTGTCACTTCTTGTAACACGCGCTCTTGGGTCTCACTCGATTCACACAGTGCTCCTACTACTTGTAActgtaattttattaaagtattAGATATTTCAAAAGATTGCTAACAAGAAAAATACTGTCAGCTTCTATTTGAGCGCCATAAACTATGttgtaataaatatattgatatatgcagcactagaggtaccgccgatgcgttgccggcctttcaggaatttgttggtccgccccttctACAGGGCAGATTTAAGatcgatatttttatttaacaaaatatattaaagagaacaaaataaaaaaacacatacCCATTGTAATCCAGCTTTTCCTGGTTCTAAGGCAGGAGGTACCAACAGCGCTGGCAGCCCATCACTGATAACTGAATTCAGTTCTCGAGGAAGAGTGCCCTCATCTGTAAAAAacaactggtcaagtgcgagttggactcgcaaacgaagggttccataccatcatacTAAGACTAAcaattttaactatttttttatgatgtaagtgcaaattcacggttttcagattttccctttacttgtgctaaaaggtctaactacatgccaaatttcatgattctaggtcaacgggaaataccctataggttttcttgacatacacaacagacggacagacagacagacagtgcgTCTGAAAATGGTACACGTCCACTGAGAGTTTTGGCTGTCATTTGTaagggattacgtaacagagagagtgtTACACTAACTTCTTTCAGTGGATAGAGTAGACAGTTGGGCCTATCTATTGGTGTATATTTCTGGTATCTACCTCTATATTGTGATACAATAGCTGCAAAGAGCTCCAAGGACTCTGGCAAGCAAGTCCGACTCGCCTTCATACACAGACAGACCAGCTGGCTGTGTTGGCTTCGCAGGGAGTATAGATCTGtaaacacaatttataatatccTTATTTTAACCTAGCAAGTATATGTACTGgcaagaaaatttaaaataaccggCCATGTCcgagtcagtctcgcgcaccgagggctccgtactatagttgtattttttcgacattttgctcgatatataaaaaactattaggcataaaaatatatctaaatctgttttaaaatgtacaagtaaagccttttcatatgataccccactttgtatagtaatcttactttgaaagttgaaaatactaattatttgttcatgaacacattttttttttggtgatggaaccacaaattcagttttcagattttttcctttacttgtgctataagacctacctaccgcCAATTTCATgactaggccaacgggaagtaccctacaggttttcttgacagatgggctgacagatagacaatgaaatgatccttaTAGGgggtccttttttccttttgaggtacagaactttaaaaatatcaaatccAAACCTACTTGCCTAAAGAGCTTACCCAAATTAACTAAGACGTTAATGAACTTCAATACGTGACGTAAACAACTGGCTTCCGGCTCACCCGTGTCATCTGGGACCAACTTGCATAATTCGTCAATATTCTGAAAATCATACAAATACAATGATGAATGACGAATCCTCAAAAACCGGTCtaatgtgagttggactcgcgcacgaagAGTTCCATGCCATTGTGCaagaatatgtatttttttttaaatttacaggtggccattccaaattttgtattatttgttgttatagcagcaattgAAATATTCactctgtcaaaatttcaactctctacgtaTAAcaattcatgagatacagcccgctgacagacagatggaaggACAACGGAGGAGGAGTGTGACAATGGGGTACCATTGGCACACTTTGGGTACAAAACCTTAATAAGTATTTAGCATCCTTTTCAAATCCACCCGGACGtagttgcgggtatcagctagttattaaaataattatttaatgcgTGAAGGGGTTGTTACCTTTAAAGAATCTTGAAGAGTTGCCGAAAAATCAGGATACGTAAGTACAAAACTTTTGACATCACTGTCTGAACACAAGTCATTGATGAATGTGTACGCATGGAGTAACTGTGTTGCATCCCTTTCACTGAaaa
The window above is part of the Maniola jurtina chromosome 5, ilManJurt1.1, whole genome shotgun sequence genome. Proteins encoded here:
- the LOC123865236 gene encoding uncharacterized protein LOC123865236 isoform X1; the encoded protein is MEVDGVEESNVKNHPDGAKFANLKAFVNAAREFEATHSESSINLMTRYLGLMASSCDLSIFSPGRIEVCAFFSSLWRVMRDARGPHWAGVAVLTRACIEPSARHALTHTYKFIPILAKLLSDTVSNDKKIKLLSVMQDISYGIKISWQECYLPRLMKQLTEWITQPMVEPQHRTIGHKSLTVLVNVCYGNLPAIYALMRTVDTKNFVNHLISLKDGGYGGVEVCRLLLCLSNGTRGSANTRQPDVTHSYLSCTMKTFNKAIVERDATQLLHAYTFINDLCSDSDVKSFVLTYPDFSATLQDSLKNIDELCKLVPDDTGEPEASCLRHVLKFINVLVNLDLYSLRSQHSQLVCLCMKASRTCLPESLELFAAIVSQYRDEGTLPRELNSVISDGLPALLVPPALEPGKAGLQWLQVVGALCESSETQERVLQEVTPDSFEDTLYGVLQYTSQNGPVGTEAGAQCVVVACRAGLALAPLSRHWEAAFARMLAHHQVRRLLCAGLASNNGARRKQILQIIKHHYFPSDQMNQIFGESLHNISDVSVESVSPRVDTDSESLWATERLTPSQELAVNDLIARLNDALQAGKINDIATSSAMELYGYKMTCLEQRLHSHAVTLQSATEHTASLQHALALMQATNTSQQDVLYTTQMQNEKYKRTIEELHKQLEDAGKTLQSFRAKLAGERLDKENQKETLHKEFRSQIASIESEMKAREKEMEERCKQMELDNRAVQKKLEQQANKNSELASVLIKFEERVKHKDKKLEEAASAEAALRRELEQKDNMIKQLEKTVVERENRLYQVTSQMEEMKRVQEMVAKLMSKSTSTTAS
- the LOC123865236 gene encoding uncharacterized protein LOC123865236 isoform X2, with protein sequence MQDISYGIKISWQECYLPRLMKQLTEWITQPMVEPQHRTIGHKSLTVLVNVCYGNLPAIYALMRTVDTKNFVNHLISLKDGGYGGVEVCRLLLCLSNGTRGSANTRQPDVTHSYLSCTMKTFNKAIVERDATQLLHAYTFINDLCSDSDVKSFVLTYPDFSATLQDSLKNIDELCKLVPDDTGEPEASCLRHVLKFINVLVNLDLYSLRSQHSQLVCLCMKASRTCLPESLELFAAIVSQYRDEGTLPRELNSVISDGLPALLVPPALEPGKAGLQWLQVVGALCESSETQERVLQEVTPDSFEDTLYGVLQYTSQNGPVGTEAGAQCVVVACRAGLALAPLSRHWEAAFARMLAHHQVRRLLCAGLASNNGARRKQILQIIKHHYFPSDQMNQIFGESLHNISDVSVESVSPRVDTDSESLWATERLTPSQELAVNDLIARLNDALQAGKINDIATSSAMELYGYKMTCLEQRLHSHAVTLQSATEHTASLQHALALMQATNTSQQDVLYTTQMQNEKYKRTIEELHKQLEDAGKTLQSFRAKLAGERLDKENQKETLHKEFRSQIASIESEMKAREKEMEERCKQMELDNRAVQKKLEQQANKNSELASVLIKFEERVKHKDKKLEEAASAEAALRRELEQKDNMIKQLEKTVVERENRLYQVTSQMEEMKRVQEMVAKLMSKSTSTTAS